Proteins from a genomic interval of Schaalia odontolytica:
- a CDS encoding CPBP family intramembrane glutamic endopeptidase, with amino-acid sequence MSPTRDRAASRPAHSPAAEEPAPPTSPASAPRRTARPTRAEWARIAIFGIPCGALYPTQLLRTLAPVGSEHFLLIQDCVNIGLLILALAIAGRVFLSDFSYLRTRPIRKVAALLGLFVLTMIAQNLANNALSTPSSFGDGSLHYFTEGFGGLVFSFIVALGGPLIEEVFFRHFLIGTLSAYAPTWLVATVSCLLFTLMHCHGWQDIPSYIPLALTLTLAYLCSGKNLAYAWLLHALNNSLVVGAVFLSHAGA; translated from the coding sequence ATGTCTCCCACACGCGATAGGGCCGCGTCCCGGCCCGCTCATTCACCCGCTGCCGAAGAACCTGCGCCGCCCACCAGCCCCGCTTCAGCTCCGAGGCGCACCGCTCGCCCAACGCGAGCCGAGTGGGCGCGCATCGCGATCTTCGGCATCCCCTGCGGAGCGTTGTACCCCACGCAGCTCCTGCGCACCCTGGCGCCGGTGGGATCGGAGCACTTCCTGCTCATCCAGGACTGCGTCAACATCGGACTCCTTATCCTCGCGCTTGCGATCGCCGGGCGCGTTTTCCTCTCGGACTTCTCCTACCTGCGCACTCGCCCCATCCGCAAGGTCGCCGCCCTCCTCGGCCTGTTCGTCCTGACCATGATCGCCCAGAACCTGGCGAACAACGCTCTGTCCACCCCGAGCTCGTTTGGCGACGGTTCCCTCCACTACTTCACGGAGGGCTTCGGCGGGCTCGTGTTCTCCTTCATCGTCGCCCTCGGCGGCCCCCTCATCGAGGAGGTGTTCTTCCGTCACTTCCTCATCGGTACGCTCAGCGCCTACGCCCCCACGTGGCTCGTCGCGACCGTATCGTGCCTGCTCTTTACCCTCATGCACTGCCACGGGTGGCAGGATATCCCCTCCTACATTCCCCTGGCCCTGACCCTCACGCTCGCCTACCTGTGCTCGGGGAAGAACCTGGCCTACGCCTGGCTGTTGCACGCCCTCAACAACTCGCTCGTCGTTGGCGCGGTCTTCCTCTCCCACGCCGGCGCCTAG
- the ppdK gene encoding pyruvate, phosphate dikinase produces MVKYVYDFSEGDKSMKDLLGGKGANLAEMTKLGLPVPPGFTITTEACRAYLKESTVPESLATEVTTALRGVEDQMGRQLGDPSDPLLVSVRSGAKFSMPGMMETVLNIGLNDESVRGLAAVSGNERFAWDSYRRLIQMFGKTVLDIDGDLFSDALDALKAERGVVGDTDLSAEDLKGLVDTFKGIVKEQTGSDFPQDPRTQMDMGIEAVFRSWNTERARIYRRRERIPHDLGTAVNICTMVFGNMGENSGTGVCFTRDPSSGHSGVYGDYLENAQGEDVVAGIRNTLPLSALKEINRPVYDELRSIMRKLETHYRDMCDIEFTVERGKLWMLQTRVGKRTAAAAFRIATQLLDEKLITRDEALGRVTGDQLTQLMFPQFDAKADKELIARGMAASPGAAVGKIAFNNAQAEAAAAKGIRTVLVRRETNPDDLPGMVAAEGVLTARGGKTSHAAVVARGMGKTCVCGAEALVIDATAGTVTIGDMVLTADDTIAIDGQTGEIFRGEVPVTDSPVTTYLAEGLEAGVAAAGADQGTRELVEAVDKLLSHADKVRRLSVRANADTPLDSKRAIDFGAEGIGLCRTEHMFLGERRPLVERAILSAPESEERQAAFNELEKLQKQDFLEMLEVMDGKAMTVRLIDPPLHEFMPALIQLETKVAVARATGTLDPADEAMLVEVRRMHEENPMLGLRGVRLGIYLPGLFALQMRALCEAAAQLVARGLDPRPEIMVPLVGSVRELQLVREEGEGIIASVAAARGVDLSGVSIGAMIELPRAAMTAEDLAEEADFFSFGTNDLTQTVWGFSRDDVEGVFFPQYIEAGIFGVSPFESIDVHGVGTLVSEGVRRARSTKPNIKLGVCGEHGGDPASIHFFHGVGLDYVSCSPFRVPVARLEAGRAAVEDHVDMTA; encoded by the coding sequence ATGGTCAAGTATGTGTACGACTTCTCCGAGGGTGACAAGTCCATGAAGGACCTGCTCGGAGGCAAGGGAGCGAACCTCGCAGAGATGACGAAGCTCGGTCTGCCCGTTCCCCCCGGGTTCACGATCACCACCGAGGCATGCCGCGCATATCTCAAAGAGTCGACGGTTCCCGAGTCGCTGGCCACCGAGGTCACCACCGCGCTGCGCGGCGTCGAAGACCAGATGGGTCGCCAGCTGGGCGATCCTTCCGACCCGCTCCTAGTCTCCGTGCGAAGCGGCGCGAAGTTCTCCATGCCCGGCATGATGGAAACCGTTTTGAACATCGGGCTCAACGATGAGTCCGTTCGCGGCCTCGCCGCCGTTAGCGGTAACGAACGCTTCGCGTGGGACTCCTACCGCCGCCTCATCCAGATGTTCGGCAAGACCGTCCTCGACATCGACGGCGACCTCTTCTCCGACGCCCTCGACGCCCTCAAGGCCGAGCGCGGCGTCGTCGGCGACACCGACCTGAGTGCCGAGGACCTCAAGGGCCTCGTCGACACCTTCAAGGGCATCGTCAAGGAACAGACCGGCAGCGACTTCCCGCAGGACCCCCGCACCCAGATGGACATGGGCATCGAGGCCGTGTTCCGTTCCTGGAACACCGAGCGCGCTCGCATCTACCGTCGCCGTGAGCGCATCCCCCACGACCTGGGCACCGCAGTCAACATCTGCACCATGGTGTTCGGCAACATGGGCGAGAACTCCGGCACCGGCGTCTGCTTCACCCGCGACCCCTCCTCCGGCCACTCCGGCGTCTACGGCGACTACCTGGAGAACGCGCAGGGCGAGGACGTCGTCGCCGGCATCCGCAACACCCTGCCGCTGTCGGCCCTGAAGGAGATCAACAGGCCCGTCTACGACGAGCTGCGCTCCATCATGCGCAAGCTCGAGACCCACTACCGCGACATGTGCGACATCGAGTTCACGGTCGAGCGCGGCAAGCTGTGGATGCTCCAGACTCGCGTCGGCAAGCGCACCGCCGCCGCCGCGTTCCGTATCGCCACCCAGCTCCTGGACGAAAAGCTCATCACCCGCGACGAGGCCCTGGGGCGCGTCACCGGCGACCAGCTCACCCAGCTGATGTTCCCCCAGTTCGACGCCAAGGCCGATAAGGAGCTCATCGCTCGCGGGATGGCGGCCTCCCCGGGCGCCGCCGTCGGCAAGATCGCCTTCAACAACGCCCAGGCCGAGGCCGCCGCCGCGAAGGGGATCAGGACCGTCCTCGTGCGTCGTGAGACCAACCCCGATGACCTGCCCGGCATGGTCGCCGCCGAAGGCGTCCTGACCGCGCGTGGCGGCAAGACCTCCCATGCCGCCGTCGTCGCCCGCGGCATGGGCAAGACCTGCGTGTGTGGAGCCGAAGCCCTCGTCATCGACGCCACCGCCGGCACCGTCACCATCGGCGACATGGTCCTGACCGCCGACGACACGATCGCCATCGACGGCCAGACCGGCGAAATCTTCCGCGGCGAGGTCCCGGTCACCGACTCGCCCGTCACGACCTACCTCGCCGAGGGGCTTGAGGCCGGTGTCGCCGCGGCCGGCGCGGACCAGGGGACCCGAGAGCTCGTCGAGGCCGTCGACAAGCTCCTCTCCCACGCCGACAAGGTCCGCCGCCTGAGCGTGCGTGCCAACGCCGACACCCCCCTCGACTCCAAGCGCGCCATCGACTTCGGCGCCGAGGGCATCGGCCTATGCCGCACCGAGCACATGTTCCTGGGCGAGCGCCGCCCGCTCGTCGAGCGCGCGATCCTCTCCGCCCCCGAGTCCGAGGAGCGACAGGCCGCCTTCAACGAGCTGGAGAAGCTGCAGAAGCAGGACTTCCTCGAGATGCTCGAGGTGATGGACGGCAAGGCCATGACCGTGCGCCTCATCGACCCGCCGTTGCACGAGTTCATGCCCGCCCTCATCCAGCTGGAGACGAAGGTCGCCGTCGCCAGGGCGACCGGCACGCTCGATCCCGCCGACGAGGCGATGCTCGTCGAGGTCCGTCGCATGCACGAAGAGAACCCCATGCTGGGCCTGCGCGGTGTGCGCCTGGGCATCTACCTGCCCGGCCTGTTCGCCCTGCAGATGCGCGCCCTGTGCGAGGCGGCCGCGCAGCTCGTTGCCCGCGGCCTCGACCCGCGTCCCGAGATCATGGTCCCGCTCGTCGGCTCCGTGCGTGAGCTCCAGCTCGTGCGCGAGGAGGGCGAAGGCATCATTGCCTCCGTCGCCGCCGCTCGGGGCGTCGACCTGTCGGGCGTGTCGATTGGCGCCATGATCGAGCTGCCGCGCGCCGCCATGACGGCCGAGGACCTGGCCGAGGAAGCGGACTTCTTCAGCTTCGGCACCAACGACCTGACCCAGACCGTGTGGGGCTTCTCGCGCGACGACGTCGAGGGCGTGTTCTTCCCGCAGTACATCGAGGCCGGCATCTTCGGCGTCTCCCCCTTCGAGTCCATCGACGTGCACGGCGTCGGCACCCTGGTCTCCGAGGGCGTGCGCCGCGCCCGCTCGACCAAGCCGAACATCAAGCTCGGCGTGTGCGGCGAGCACGGTGGTGACCCGGCCTCGATCCACTTCTTCCACGGCGTGGGCCTGGACTACGTGTCCTGCTCGCCGTTCCGCGTCCCCGTCGCCCGCCTTGAGGCTGGCCGCGCCGCGGTTGAGGACCACGTGGACATGACCGCCTGA
- a CDS encoding PP2C family protein-serine/threonine phosphatase, whose translation MALDEHAERPAVRWGASTDIGPVRAENEDSWLAVPPVFAVADGMGGHLGGAQASSTAVLILQEYLSPGRLGDRPVDLVDLSVAIDSAATAVASLAPADNPMSAPGTTLSGLMVLHTAEGPYWLSFNVGDSRAYVVGGGGVRQLTHDHSALQEARDLAATSGAPRVIPPANVVTKALGAGQSGGVKADYTIMPLEEGDRAVICTDGVHGVLSDSQMCALVAAGNGPQGDADALVRAALEGGTRDNATAVVVYAGTESRVTLPSNVMSRMIQPVRPASIETARRIPRRKGSN comes from the coding sequence ATGGCTCTCGATGAACATGCGGAGCGCCCCGCGGTTCGATGGGGTGCCTCGACCGACATTGGCCCGGTCCGAGCAGAAAACGAGGACTCGTGGCTGGCTGTCCCACCCGTCTTTGCGGTCGCCGACGGCATGGGCGGGCACCTGGGCGGGGCCCAGGCCTCGTCGACGGCGGTCCTGATCCTGCAGGAGTACCTCAGCCCGGGCAGGCTCGGGGATCGGCCGGTGGATCTGGTGGATCTGTCCGTTGCGATCGACTCCGCGGCCACCGCGGTGGCCTCGTTGGCTCCCGCCGACAATCCGATGAGCGCGCCGGGCACGACGCTGTCGGGCCTCATGGTGCTGCACACCGCCGAGGGCCCCTACTGGCTGTCCTTCAACGTGGGGGACTCGCGCGCCTACGTCGTGGGTGGAGGCGGGGTCCGTCAGCTCACGCATGACCACTCGGCGCTGCAGGAGGCCCGCGACCTCGCGGCGACCTCCGGGGCGCCCAGGGTGATCCCGCCGGCGAATGTCGTGACGAAGGCGCTGGGAGCCGGGCAGTCGGGTGGCGTGAAGGCTGACTACACGATCATGCCGTTGGAAGAGGGCGATCGGGCGGTGATTTGCACGGATGGCGTGCACGGGGTCCTGTCGGATTCGCAGATGTGCGCCCTGGTTGCCGCCGGGAACGGGCCGCAGGGTGATGCCGATGCGCTCGTCCGGGCTGCCCTCGAGGGGGGAACGCGTGACAATGCCACTGCCGTTGTGGTTTACGCAGGAACCGAATCGCGAGTAACATTGCCTTCGAATGTCATGAGTCGCATGATTCAACCAGTACGTCCGGCGTCGATCGAGACAGCTCGCCGGATTCCTCGAAGAAAAGGCAGTAACTGA
- a CDS encoding FHA domain-containing protein, with protein MLQIGRFLCRGQGAMLVTGPLGAALVPLSFADSAADVVWGRADTQAWLAHVQAEQGDALLLDCAGEQPYLTVLGNIQLRMRAAGQITEQVWTDPIWAWPFNPGEWQTFEATIIEGDEVTWMVPAADRVEAAEIRIGRALDEVEAMSSLPVDTMGFLINPDISTHERRALREAREELPEPTLRTASVDLEALEAQFLAATNKAPVFLSSSRASSADEGEAGADATDARESAADRAEDKPVKSAEQPSGELYVVAATEEPPIDTAASSDRVEDSEASEEPTPGSAPEPTPEPAAESPTVPEAMSAVGLAGLNAETDTEATILRLAPVNSGPAAPVAFLIHGGTVPVEVSRDVVIGRDPDASALTGRPPATVLRVPSPATEISRSHCAVMMTAPGSWALMDLGSANGTVLRHADGSFQDVTPMVTLALNDGDLIDVGEGTTIEFRVR; from the coding sequence ATGCTTCAGATTGGACGCTTCCTGTGTCGCGGACAGGGCGCGATGCTCGTCACCGGCCCGCTCGGTGCAGCGTTGGTTCCGCTGAGTTTCGCTGATTCCGCGGCAGACGTCGTGTGGGGGCGCGCGGATACGCAGGCGTGGCTAGCGCACGTGCAGGCCGAGCAGGGGGACGCCCTGCTCCTGGACTGCGCCGGCGAGCAGCCCTACCTGACCGTTCTGGGCAACATTCAGCTGCGCATGCGCGCCGCCGGCCAGATCACGGAACAGGTGTGGACCGACCCGATCTGGGCGTGGCCCTTCAACCCAGGCGAGTGGCAGACCTTCGAGGCCACCATCATTGAGGGCGACGAGGTCACGTGGATGGTGCCCGCCGCCGACCGCGTTGAGGCTGCCGAGATTCGCATTGGTCGCGCGCTCGATGAGGTGGAGGCGATGTCCTCGCTGCCCGTCGACACGATGGGTTTCCTCATCAATCCCGACATCTCCACCCACGAGCGCCGGGCACTGCGGGAGGCTCGCGAGGAGCTTCCCGAGCCGACCCTGCGCACCGCCTCCGTCGATCTCGAGGCCCTTGAGGCGCAGTTCCTGGCCGCAACCAACAAGGCGCCGGTGTTCCTGTCCTCCTCGAGGGCATCGTCGGCCGACGAAGGCGAGGCCGGTGCGGATGCTACCGATGCCCGGGAGTCGGCCGCCGATCGCGCCGAGGACAAACCCGTGAAGTCGGCCGAGCAGCCCTCCGGGGAACTCTACGTTGTCGCTGCCACGGAGGAGCCCCCGATCGACACGGCAGCCTCCTCCGATCGAGTCGAGGACTCGGAGGCCAGCGAGGAACCGACCCCGGGGTCCGCCCCGGAGCCGACCCCCGAACCGGCTGCGGAGTCTCCGACCGTTCCCGAGGCGATGAGCGCCGTGGGACTGGCCGGCCTGAACGCCGAGACGGACACCGAGGCCACGATCTTGCGCCTGGCCCCCGTCAACTCCGGCCCCGCCGCACCCGTCGCCTTCCTGATCCACGGCGGAACGGTGCCCGTGGAGGTCTCGCGTGACGTGGTCATCGGTCGAGACCCCGATGCCTCTGCCCTCACCGGTCGTCCTCCCGCCACCGTCCTGCGTGTGCCCAGCCCCGCGACGGAGATTTCTCGCTCGCACTGCGCCGTCATGATGACCGCTCCCGGCTCGTGGGCGCTCATGGACCTCGGCAGCGCCAACGGAACGGTCCTGCGTCACGCGGACGGTTCCTTCCAGGACGTGACCCCCATGGTCACCTTGGCGCTCAACGACGGCGACCTGATTGACGTCGGCGAGGGGACCACCATCGAGTTCCGCGTGCGCTGA
- a CDS encoding FTR1 family iron permease, with protein sequence MTVLRIRTQDVIQHFVRIVVAVVMAVLMALIVATPSRAQGQTWGDVATTINGIIDEGVAAFRAGDAKGGKDKVNDAYYKNYETTGMEKQVMARISGARVSQVEMEFSLLKKAMTDNAASDVDTHAATLKQYVTEDAATLDGVSPGQAGTASSADYSPGPWGEVAQTINGILAEGVETFKAGDAKGGKDKVNDAYYKNYETTGMEKQVMSRISGARVSQVEMEFSLLKKAMTDNDSSAVDEHYATLSNFVREDANTLDGYTGKAAESSSASSPWLAQFLPSLLVILREGMEAILVVAAVLAYLAKAGHKDKTGIVWGGVGLALAFSVGLAVVFSYVSSLAGANQELLEGFAALFAVAMLIWVSNWMINKSSNEAWDRYIKDKTDASLTRGSLLGLAFISFLAVLREGAETILFYVPIVSGAGANVHYVWIGLGVGAVILLVVYLLIQFAALRIPLRPFFTITSILLALMAFTFTGSGIKELQEADVISLTPLSGFPTIDLLGIYPRVENLAAQAFVLVLIVGLYFFGKARLAREAIASKQSEVSSSERR encoded by the coding sequence ATGACAGTGCTTCGCATCCGCACGCAGGACGTCATCCAACACTTCGTCCGCATCGTCGTCGCCGTCGTCATGGCCGTGCTCATGGCGCTCATCGTGGCAACACCCTCGCGCGCCCAGGGCCAAACCTGGGGCGACGTGGCCACCACCATCAACGGAATCATCGACGAGGGCGTCGCCGCATTTCGGGCCGGTGACGCCAAGGGTGGTAAGGACAAGGTCAACGACGCCTACTACAAGAACTATGAGACGACCGGCATGGAGAAGCAGGTCATGGCACGCATCTCCGGGGCGCGCGTGTCCCAGGTGGAGATGGAGTTCTCCCTCCTGAAGAAAGCCATGACCGACAACGCCGCCTCCGACGTTGACACCCACGCCGCAACCCTCAAGCAGTACGTCACGGAAGACGCGGCCACCTTGGACGGCGTCTCACCGGGGCAGGCGGGCACCGCTTCCTCCGCCGACTACAGTCCTGGCCCCTGGGGCGAGGTCGCCCAGACCATCAACGGGATCCTCGCCGAGGGGGTTGAGACCTTCAAGGCGGGTGACGCCAAGGGCGGCAAGGACAAGGTCAACGACGCCTACTACAAGAACTATGAGACGACCGGCATGGAGAAGCAGGTCATGAGCCGCATCTCCGGGGCGCGCGTGTCCCAGGTGGAGATGGAGTTCTCCCTCCTGAAGAAGGCCATGACCGACAACGACTCCAGCGCGGTCGACGAACACTACGCGACCCTGTCGAACTTCGTTCGCGAGGACGCCAATACCCTGGACGGCTACACGGGCAAGGCTGCCGAATCCTCCTCCGCATCCTCCCCGTGGCTCGCGCAGTTCCTCCCCTCCCTCCTCGTCATCCTGCGTGAGGGTATGGAGGCGATCCTCGTGGTCGCCGCGGTCCTGGCCTACCTGGCGAAGGCCGGGCACAAGGACAAGACCGGCATCGTGTGGGGCGGCGTTGGCCTCGCCCTGGCATTCTCCGTCGGATTGGCGGTCGTGTTCAGCTATGTCTCCTCGCTCGCGGGCGCGAACCAGGAGCTCCTCGAGGGCTTTGCCGCCCTCTTCGCCGTCGCCATGCTGATCTGGGTATCGAATTGGATGATCAACAAGTCGTCCAACGAGGCCTGGGACAGGTACATCAAGGACAAGACGGACGCGTCCCTGACCCGGGGCTCGCTCCTCGGCCTGGCATTCATCTCGTTCCTCGCGGTCCTGCGCGAGGGAGCCGAGACGATCCTCTTCTACGTGCCGATCGTCTCCGGCGCGGGCGCCAACGTGCACTACGTGTGGATCGGCCTCGGAGTTGGCGCCGTCATCCTCCTCGTCGTCTACCTACTCATCCAGTTCGCGGCGCTGCGCATCCCGCTGCGTCCCTTCTTTACGATCACGTCGATCCTGCTGGCCCTCATGGCCTTCACCTTCACGGGATCGGGCATCAAGGAACTCCAGGAGGCCGACGTTATCTCGCTGACGCCTCTGTCCGGATTCCCCACCATTGACCTCTTGGGGATCTACCCCCGAGTGGAGAACCTGGCCGCGCAGGCCTTTGTTCTCGTCCTCATCGTTGGGCTCTACTTCTTCGGAAAGGCGCGCCTCGCTCGCGAAGCCATCGCCTCGAAGCAGTCGGAAGTGAGCTCATCGGAGCGACGCTGA
- a CDS encoding DUF2318 domain-containing protein → MLQQMSEATLTLLLTMLAVGAVIRFMPAAGHGRRGKKARQLAVWFGIAAGAIASVALTIINVEAPKSVNRQTVGLYTLPIAVVLALIFLSLLALRSRRVRSLLPTGDAEARAQFSTETPVPGDALVRLVGALFIAFALFRSVPTALNQAVMMLSGGVEIYSTQAVLAIVGYGLAWVLVCFLAWVSYRLCAWNNRVWPAACILCSLVLNHSLLFVRILKAKRWITVSKGAWNIISWFINNEAVFTIVAALALGVVVALTWHASRSIPTVGANPAEGRLGRARSRLYKSMAGTAAVGYLCGALLITVGVAIGSQEVELSAPEAHSVVDDQVSVNLADISDGHLHRFEYTTSTGVKVRFIVIQKSGSSFGVGLDACEICGPTGYYEKDGKVICKLCEVAMNIATIGFKGGCNPIPIEYKVSNGTLTVPISVLEASAPIFAK, encoded by the coding sequence ATGCTTCAGCAGATGAGCGAAGCGACGTTGACGTTGCTGCTGACGATGCTCGCCGTCGGCGCCGTCATCCGCTTCATGCCGGCCGCCGGGCACGGCCGCCGCGGAAAGAAGGCCCGCCAGCTCGCCGTGTGGTTCGGCATCGCTGCGGGCGCGATCGCCTCCGTCGCGCTGACGATCATCAACGTGGAGGCTCCCAAGTCGGTCAACCGCCAGACCGTCGGCCTGTACACGCTGCCGATCGCGGTCGTCCTCGCCCTCATCTTCCTCTCGCTCCTCGCCCTGCGCTCGCGGCGCGTGCGCTCCCTCCTGCCCACGGGGGACGCCGAGGCCCGGGCCCAGTTCTCGACGGAAACGCCGGTGCCAGGGGATGCCCTCGTGCGCCTCGTCGGCGCCCTCTTTATCGCCTTCGCCCTCTTCCGCTCCGTTCCCACGGCGCTCAACCAGGCAGTCATGATGCTCTCGGGCGGCGTCGAGATCTACTCCACTCAGGCGGTTCTCGCCATTGTCGGATACGGGCTCGCCTGGGTGCTCGTGTGTTTCCTCGCCTGGGTGTCCTACCGCCTGTGCGCGTGGAACAACCGCGTGTGGCCGGCCGCGTGCATCCTGTGTTCGCTGGTCCTCAATCACTCGCTGCTGTTCGTGCGCATCCTGAAAGCCAAGCGCTGGATCACCGTATCCAAGGGCGCGTGGAATATCATCTCCTGGTTCATCAACAACGAGGCAGTCTTCACGATCGTGGCCGCCCTGGCCCTCGGCGTCGTCGTCGCTCTCACGTGGCACGCCTCCCGCTCGATCCCGACCGTCGGTGCCAATCCCGCCGAGGGACGCCTGGGCCGGGCCCGCTCTCGCCTCTACAAGTCCATGGCGGGCACGGCGGCCGTCGGATACCTGTGCGGGGCACTCCTCATCACCGTCGGCGTCGCGATCGGTAGCCAAGAGGTCGAGCTCTCGGCCCCCGAGGCGCACAGCGTCGTTGACGACCAGGTCAGCGTCAACCTGGCCGACATCTCCGACGGACACCTGCACCGCTTCGAGTACACGACCTCGACCGGCGTCAAGGTGCGCTTCATCGTCATCCAAAAGTCCGGGTCCTCGTTTGGCGTGGGACTCGACGCGTGCGAGATCTGCGGTCCGACCGGCTACTACGAGAAGGACGGCAAGGTCATCTGCAAGCTGTGCGAGGTGGCGATGAACATCGCGACCATCGGTTTCAAGGGAGGGTGTAACCCGATACCCATCGAGTACAAGGTCTCCAACGGGACCCTGACCGTGCCGATCTCGGTCCTCGAGGCCTCGGCTCCCATCTTCGCGAAGTAG
- a CDS encoding iron transporter translates to MKRSLFRVGAALATLALAGTLAACSNNNASSNDTKPTTGSSADADSGAAAPGEDAGFEEQPLGDDVHVGPLVVGGVYFQPVDMEPTMGVPAAEASMHMEADIHAAADNKLGYGAGDFVPALTVTYTIKDKSGNTVQSGTFMPMNASDGPHYGLNIPKLEAGTYDVTFSIESPEKNGWMLHTDKATGVEGRFWTEPLVAEFPDWQWDPTAVSW, encoded by the coding sequence ATGAAGCGCTCACTCTTCCGCGTCGGCGCGGCCCTGGCCACGCTGGCCCTCGCCGGCACCCTCGCTGCCTGCTCGAACAACAACGCCTCGTCCAACGACACGAAGCCCACCACCGGATCCTCGGCCGACGCCGACTCGGGTGCCGCGGCCCCCGGCGAGGACGCGGGCTTCGAGGAACAGCCCCTGGGCGACGACGTTCACGTCGGCCCGCTCGTCGTGGGCGGCGTCTACTTCCAGCCCGTCGACATGGAACCCACCATGGGTGTGCCCGCAGCCGAGGCGTCCATGCACATGGAGGCCGACATTCACGCGGCCGCCGACAACAAGCTCGGTTACGGCGCCGGCGACTTCGTCCCCGCCCTGACCGTCACCTACACCATCAAGGACAAGTCCGGCAACACCGTCCAGAGCGGTACCTTCATGCCGATGAACGCCTCCGACGGCCCCCACTACGGCCTGAACATCCCCAAGCTGGAAGCCGGAACCTACGACGTGACCTTCTCCATCGAATCCCCGGAGAAGAACGGCTGGATGCTCCACACCGACAAGGCCACGGGCGTCGAGGGACGTTTCTGGACCGAACCCCTGGTCGCCGAGTTCCCGGACTGGCAGTGGGATCCCACGGCCGTCTCCTGGTGA